The following are from one region of the Lineus longissimus chromosome 19, tnLinLong1.2, whole genome shotgun sequence genome:
- the LOC135503233 gene encoding uncharacterized protein LOC135503233 — protein MASQVAAGQTGLMEYSAELAPGETRTIEDSPRRWVNVVWSLKHENIPYSDRPGPMSDTAIHRQKTLVMDEFMRLTKQEVNRLKPTASLEGSFLKRELTLVDDPWKCGNQAVRQLANVSRKGPHQRFFPGNSDPKLNGANNRFGLPLKPRPRKLSRIQEETIEKRKRSVLWAEKTVLPEIGQENSVGAIENAEITRDEIAESSHCGDEADSGIFIESEAVGVISTGSEAGGGTTVESEPCGVISVES, from the exons ATGGCTTCTCAAGTTGCCGCAGGGCAAACAGGCCTGATGGAATATTCCGCCGAGCTTGCCCCTGGAGAGACACGTACGATCGAAGACTCGCCACGACGCTGGGTGAACGTGGTATGGTCTTTGAAGCACGAG aaCATCCCCTATTCGGATCGACCTGGTCCAATGAGTGATACCGCCATCCACCGCCAGAAGACGCTCGTCATGGACGAATTCATGAGACTGACGAAACAGGAGGTAAACAGGTTGAAGCCAACGGCCTCCCTGGAAGGTTCATTCTTAAAAAGGGAATTGACATTAGTAG ATGATCCTTGGAAGTGTGGCAACCAAGCTGTGAGACAACTAGCAAAT GTATCAAGAAAGGGCCCCCATCAACGCTTCTTCCCGGGAAACAGCGATCCCAAACTAAATGGTGCTAATAATAGATTCGGGTTGCCGCTAAAACCCAGACCCAGAAAACTGAGCCGGATACAGGAGGAGACAATAGAAAAGCGAAAACGTTCTGTACTTTGGGCGGAAAAGACCG TTCTACCAGAAATAGGACAAGAAAATTCTGTGGGCGCGATTGAAAATGCTGAAATAACGAGGGACGAGATTGCCGAATCATCGCATTGTGGCGACGAGGCTGATAGTGGAATATTCATCGAGAGCGAGGCTGTTGGGGTTATATCAACTGGAAGCGAGGCTGGCGGTGGGACAACAGTTGAAAGCGAGCCTTGCGGTGTGATATCGGTCGAAAGCTAG
- the LOC135503314 gene encoding neuroglobin-1-like, with translation MSLTDKQKGLIRESWAKVDHRAHGMVFYEKLFAAHPEYLPKFKKFPKKDAPTLKKEEDPAFVAQAVATFSAIDRVISKLDNLEDMTRILKDMGKRHVKYGVFEPEFIAVQPVVIDTLNAGLGGMSPELQNAWETALKIICSVIVQGQS, from the exons ATGTCACTGACCGATAAACAGAAGGGGTTGATCCGCGAGAGCTGGGCCAAGGTGGACCACAGAGCACATGGGATGGTCTTCTATGAGAA ACTTTTCGCAGCCCACCCAGAGTATCTCCCAAAGTTCAAGAAGTTCCCCAAAAAAGACGCACCGACTCTGAAAAAGGAAGAGGACCCAGCGTTCGTCGCGCAGGCCGTCGCGACTTTCAGCGCCATTGATAGGGTAATAAGCAAGCTGGACAACCTGGAAGACATGACGAGGATTCTGAAAGATATGGGGAAACGGCACGTCAAATATGGAGTCTTTGAGCCAGAATTCATT GCTGTCCAACCCGTAGTGATCGACACGCTGAATGCTGGTTTGGGTGGGATGAGCCCAGAGTTACAGAATGCCTGGGAAACTGCCCTAAAAATCATCTGCAGTGTCATCGTCCAAGGCCAATCATAG